A window of Arcobacter acticola genomic DNA:
TATTGCTTTGAAAATTTGTACTTCTTCATCACCTAAAACACCATTATCACTAGCATGTGGATTTAATCCTAGAACACCTATATTGTCATTTTTAACGTTTTTATAAAAATCAATTAAAAAAGTAGTAAGCTCTTCTTCTTTAATTTTCTTTGCAACTTTTTTAAGGGGAATATGCTCCGTAAACAAGCCTACAAACATTTTTTTACATCCAAGCATCATTATTGCATTTTTACCAAAAAAATCCCTTAGAACTTCAGTATGGCCTTTATATTTAATATTTGCTTTATTCCAAGCTTCTTTATTTATAGGAAGAGTACAAATTGCATCTACTTCATTATTTTTTGCTAGATTTATAGCATCCATAAAAGAGTCATAAGAGTATTTCCCTGCTTTTTTTGAAACAGTTCCTGGTTTTATTTCAAACTCACCTCTAGTTTTAAAAATTTCAAAATCATTTGGAATTTCCATTTTTAATTCTTTTGATGCAAGTTTTAGCATTTTGTTATTTATACAATAAATTGGAGTACATAATTTTGATATTTTTTCATGGCATTTTAATGCAATTTCAATTCCAATTCCATTTAAATCACCAATACTTATTGCTATTTTTGGTTTTTTATCAATCATTTTTTATTAACTCTTTCATATCAAGTATTGCTTTTTCTAAACCTTTAAATACAGATCTAGCAATAATACTTTGTCCGATATTTAACTCTATAATTTCAGGAATTTTAGAGATTAATGTTACATTTTGATAGTTTAATCCATGCCCCGCAGCTATTTTTAGATTTAGTTTTTTTGCAAGTTTTGATGATGTTTCTATCTCTTTTATTGACTTTTCTAATTTGCTTTTTAGTTCAGCTTTACTTAACTCTAACTCTTTTATTGTGTGATGTGTTTGTGCTAAGTTTGTATAAAGCATTGCATAAACATTTGCAAAAGTTCCTGTATGAAGCTCTATCCATTCAACTTCAAGTTGGCTAGATAATTCAATTATTTCATCTTTTGGATCAATAAATAATGAAACCTCAATTTCATTTGCATGAAGTTTATCTATTGCTTTTTGAAGTTTTTCATAATTTCCTTTTACATCAAGACCACCTTCTGTTGTTACTTCATTTCTATTTTCAGGAACTAATGTCGCTCGAGCAGGTTTTAATTTACAAACAATATCAATAATTTCAGGATTAATAGAACACTCTAAATTTACAGGTAAAGCTGAGTGTTGAATAATAGCAATTGCATCATTATCATGAATATGTCGTCTATCTTCTCTTAAGTGAATTGTGATTTGATTAGCACCTGCAAGTTTACAAATGCCAAGAGCATCAAGGGGATTTGGGTCGTTTATTTTTCTAGCTTCTCTTAAAACTGCAATGTGGTCGATATTTACACCAAGTAACAAAATTCATCCTTTAATATTGGCTTTTATGAGTGAAATCATAGCCAATATTTAATAAAGGAACTCTTTT
This region includes:
- the pdxA gene encoding 4-hydroxythreonine-4-phosphate dehydrogenase; the protein is MIDKKPKIAISIGDLNGIGIEIALKCHEKISKLCTPIYCINNKMLKLASKELKMEIPNDFEIFKTRGEFEIKPGTVSKKAGKYSYDSFMDAINLAKNNEVDAICTLPINKEAWNKANIKYKGHTEVLRDFFGKNAIMMLGCKKMFVGLFTEHIPLKKVAKKIKEEELTTFLIDFYKNVKNDNIGVLGLNPHASDNGVLGDEEVQIFKAIKKANKALEKNVFKGPLVPDTAFSPLSRKNYKYFVAMYHDQGLAPLKALYFDQSINVSLNLPIIRTSVDHGTAFNIAYKNEKVNTKSYLNAIKEAIILISNKE
- a CDS encoding pyridoxine 5'-phosphate synthase: MLLGVNIDHIAVLREARKINDPNPLDALGICKLAGANQITIHLREDRRHIHDNDAIAIIQHSALPVNLECSINPEIIDIVCKLKPARATLVPENRNEVTTEGGLDVKGNYEKLQKAIDKLHANEIEVSLFIDPKDEIIELSSQLEVEWIELHTGTFANVYAMLYTNLAQTHHTIKELELSKAELKSKLEKSIKEIETSSKLAKKLNLKIAAGHGLNYQNVTLISKIPEIIELNIGQSIIARSVFKGLEKAILDMKELIKND